The genome window GGTCGTGTCTGCACTCACCAAGGCGGTTCCCTGAGCTATCGGAGCGGCTCGAACGACTTCATTTGTGATACGCACGGCGGACTTTACAACACCAACGGAACCGTAAAAGCGGCCCCGCCTACCCAGCCTGTTGTAGCCTATAAAACCAGTCTGGCTTCGGATAAACTAACGGTTACGGCCTAAAATCAATCGTCATTATCTTCCCACAAGCTTATGAAACTCCTGTTCGCCACTTTCTTTTCTTTATTTTTTGCCTTATCGGTTGTTGCTCAGGACACCACTCGGGTTGCTCCGCCCTCGGATGCCGACAGCTTGCTCGCCAGCCTGACCGATAGTGTGGCCAGCCCCGAGCTATTGCCCAAAAAGATGACCATTAGTCAGCGGCTTTTGTGGAGTCGGAAAGGCGTGCTTCGGAGTACGGGAATTGCTCCGTTAACGGCAGAAAGTCGCGAAAAAGAACTGAAAGTGCGGCGGGCTATGCTGGTATCTCACCAGGTAGTTGGCTTCGTAACGCTAGCTGGAATGATTACGCAGGGCATACTTGGCTCCCGGCTCTACAAAGCGCAGGGAGCCGATTATGTCCGCTTAAAGAATGCTCACGAAAACGTGGCCACCTTCATTAACATTTCCTACGGGACCGCCGCGTTACTTGCTTTTACCTCGCCGCCTCGCCTACCGACTAGCAGCAATCGCCGCCGTGGATTCAGCTCCATTCAATTGCATAAAACCCTGGCGATGGTTCACCTGACAGGCATGATTGCGACCAACATTCTGGCCCGCCAGATTTCGGGCAGTGGCGAAAATTACGATACCCTTAAGTCGGCTCACCGCATTGCGGCTTTCACTACGTTTGCGGCCTTCGGGGCGGCTATCGTTGCCATTAAATTTTAAGCTATTAATTGCTACTCTTATGAATCCACTACGCCATATTCCGACAATCTGTTGTTTCCTGGCACTTGGTATGCTGTCGCTTTCTTTCAGAATGCCGATGGCTAAACGAAAGCTAATGGCCGACAAGTCGGCAACGACAATCACCTATGCGATGCGCCACCCCATGCACACCTGGGAGGGCGTCAGCCGCGATGTGACCTGCGCCGTTGTGTATAATGACGAGACAAACCGCATCGAAAACGTGGCCGCCGTGGTTAAGGTTGCTTCTTTCGATAGCCAGAACAGCAACCGCGATTCGCACGCGCTGGAGTCAACGGAAGCCCTGAAATACCCGAATATTACGTTTTCCAGCCAGGATATTCAGCCGGGCGATGGCAATACGCTCACCATTCGTGGCAATATGACGTTTCATAACGTAACTCGCCCGATGACGATTCAGGCTACCCGAAAAGAGGCCAGCGGCAAGCTGACGATTGACGGCAATTTTGATTTTAAACTAACGGATTTTAAAATTGAGAAACCCAGTCTGATGATGGTTCCCGTGGAGGACGAGGTGAAGATGCGGTTTGTTTTTGTCTTTAAAATGCCCGCTAATAGCTAGGATTTACATGCCGTGGTGAACCAGCAGAAACAAAAATACCACCAGCCAGAGTACATCCACAAAATGCCAGTACAAGGTAATCAGCCGAATACGCAGCTGGTTCGGCGGATTGACGCTATAAATAAAGAAATCAATGTACGGTTTCCGCTGAACGGCCTCCGTGTAGGCAATGCCCAGAAAGGCTACGCCAATCAGAATGTGGAGCAAATGCACCCCGGAAAGCACGTATAGAAAGCTGCTCGATGGATTGGTCTGTAGATAAATACCCTGCGAAACCCACTCCCGCCAGCCCAGCACTTGGAGCAAAACGAACAGAACGCCCAGAAACAGTGTCGTACCCATATACAAACGATACTGAACAAACCGCTCGTGCTCAAAACTTCGGTTGGCAATGTGCAGTGTCAGACTACTAGCCAGTATAACCGCCGTACTGGCTAAAAACACCTTAGGCAGCGGAATAACTTGCCAATCGGCACCCCCTTTCCGAACCAGATAGGCCACGAGCAGAACCGCGAAAAGAATCATACTACCCGCAATACACAGCCATAAGGCAAAGCGTTTGGGCTCCCGGCGGCGCGTAATAAAGTTACTCATGGGATCAGTTAGCGAAACATAAGGCACCGGCCAGTTTAAAGGAGCCGTTCAGAGTCTACCTTGCCAAACGCGATATGACTCAAAATGGTTTGGTAAGATGGGGGCCTGCTCATAAATGCCGTACAAAGTTGAGCCAGAACCGCTCATGCTGGCATACAACGCTCCCGCTTCGTACAGTTGCTGTTTAATGTCGGGTAAAATCGGATGATTCGGAAACAGACTTTCTTCAAAATCGTTTCGAATCTGGTTTTTCCATTCCACTAAAGGCGTTTTTAAGGCCTCCACCAGTGGGATTTCTGGCTTGCGGGGCCGAATACCAGCGTACGCTTCAGCCGTTGAAATGGCAAGATTTGGGTAAACCAACACAATGGTATAGCCTTTCAGGGAAAGCTCAATTTCGTCGAAAACATCCCCTTTCTCGCGGCAAAAAAGCGGTTCATTGCGAACAAAAAAAGCGCAATCGCTGCCTAGCGGGCGGGCATATTCTTCGAGTTGGGCAACGGTTAAACCCAAGCTAAATTCTTCATTTAGCAGTTTTAAGGCAAACGCTGCATCTGCAGAGCCACCACCGAGGCCTGCACCAATGGGCACCATTTTATGCAAATGCAGGTGAACGGGAGGCAGGTCGAAATCTTGCCGTAAGGCTTCGTACGCTTTTACGCACAAATTTTTGGCCGGATCGCCGGGAATGGCAATTCCGTCCGTTGTGAACGAAAACGCAGGCGCTGGAATAACTTCCAGCAAATCGGTCCAGCCGACGGGATAAAAACAGGACTCCAGGTTGTGGTAACCGTCCGGCCGTTTCTCAATAATATTTAATCCGATGTTGATTTTTGCGTTCGGAAATGTAACCATTGCTGTTTAATTACCGAATAGAGAGCACTTTAAATTCGGTCCTGCGGTTTCGTTGATATTCTTCTTCGGTGCAATTTACGCCATCGACGCAATTGTTCACGGGCATGGATTCTCCGTAGCCAGCCGCCACGCATCGCTTACGCGCGATTCCTTTGTAAACTAAATAATTCACCACCGAATTTGCCCGCTGTGCGGATAAATATTTATTGTAATTGTTATCCCCCCGACTATCGGTATGCGACCGGATCTCCACGTTCAGAGACGGATATTTTCGCATCGTTGCCACCAGTTTGTCCAGTTCACGGGCCGCATCGGGACGAATGTTCCACTTATCAAGGTCGTAATAAATATTGTCTAGCTGTACAATATCGCCCACGCGCAGCATGCGTAAATCAGCAGATAACACCTTGGGGGTAGCGGGTTTGGGCAACTTATTGATCCGGTTCATGTTGGTGCCGTATCGCTCTTTGGTAGCGACCAGCGTGTACCCACAATTCTCGGATAATTCAAATTCGTAACGCCCATCGGGACCTGTTTGCACCGTCTGCACCAAGCCGTCGCATTCCCCGCGCAAACGTACCGTCACGCCTTCAATCGGTTTCCGGTCACCTTCACTCATAACCACCCCCCGAATGTGCGATTTTGCCACGTTCACAGGCCCCCAGCCATCATTGTCACTCTCACTCGGCGATTTGGCATTGGCAATCGAAACCGTGTCGGAAACCTCTTTAGGCTCAAACAGGGCAATTTCCAGGCGTGAAGGCGAGTCGTCGAGCATCGAACGGGTCGAAAAACCAATTGTGCTGGTAATAAATCCATCTTTTGACGACTTAAACACAAAATCATTATTTGGTTCCAGGCACAACTGAATGAGGCCGTCCGCCTTGGTGACTATTTTCCGGACTTGTTTACCATCGCCCTTCTCCTGAATTTCGACCACGACACTATCCAGCGGCTGGTTGTTATCGTCATTGTAAAGCCGCAAGGTCAGGTTTCGGCAGCCATAGAGCGAGCTTTGCCGCGAAAACCGCAAGATATCATCGCTCCCATTAAAGCGGTTGGTGCTGAAATAACCCGTGCGGCGCAGACCGTCCGTAATAAGTCCAAAATCATCCTGATCGGAGTTAATAGGCGCATCCAAATGATCGACCAACTCAACCTGTGTTGGTGATTTCATCAGCGCGAAATAAATGTCCAGACCACCCAGTCCACGCCGCCCATCCGAAGAGAAGTACAAATTTCCATTTTCGTCAATGAATGGAAAAAGCTCATTTCCTTTGGTGTTAATCTGCGCCCCCAAGTTCACCGGTTTTCCCCATTTTCCACCTTGAAACTGAACAATATACAAGTCGGTTCCGCCGTAGCCTCCTGGCATATCCGACGCAAAAACCAGCCACTGATCGTCCCTGCTTAAGGCAGGATGACCCACTGAATATTCGTTGCTATTAAAAGGCAATTCTTTAATATTGACCCAGTTACCGCTTTGTTGCTCAGCCGTATAAAGCTTCAGGTTCGTAACGCCTTCCGTACTTTGCCGAACGCGGCCTTCGTTGTAATTATTCCGGGTAAAGACAATGCGGGAGCCATCGCTCGAAAACGTGGCAGGCCCTTCGTGGTAACGGGTATTTAGCTCTTTACTGAATCGCTGGCCCGATTTCGCGGCTTTTCCATAGCCAAGATCGCCTGTGACATTGATATACCCACCAATGCTGCGCGAATCATTTGCACTTGCCCGCGAGCCATTGCCCCGACGCCGATCTTTTTTTGAGGCCGCCGCCGCTTTCGCTACCGTTCCATCTGGATTGATGATTTTACTAACCTTAATCAACCGACGATCTGGGATATAAAATAAATCCAAGTAACCCCCGCCGCCGCCACTCCCCGAAGTTTCGATGGCTGAGCCGCCTTTTTTACCCGAAATGTAAATCAACCCATCCCGAAAATACATGGGACTAAATTCCGCATTGGAGGTATTCATTTCCAACACTTCCAGTCGGTATTTGACAACAGGTTTCTTGCCGTTTACCAGCGCAGGAGCCGTTGGCGACGAGATGGGAATCTGATCCCGAACGGCCTGCCGCCCTTTCAGCGAATTGTATTTTTCGTACATACTCTGCGACTCGCGGTACTTCCCGTTACTGGCTAGTACCTGCGCAAATTGCAGGTAAGCATTTATTTTATCCCCCGACAGCTCCGAGGAATTAATTAATTCACGATAGGTATTTTCTGCTTTCTGTAAATCCCCTACTGATTTGTAACTCAGGGCCAGATTGGAGCGTACACTAATGCGCTGCTCGCTCGTTAACGCATTATTCAGTTCGGTAAGGAGCTGCGTGTATAAATCAATGGAACGACCGTAGGCACGCAGTTCTAATTGCCGGTCGGCTTCCTGAATAAGCGCCTGCGTCTGCGCCTGGCAGACAAAGCCGCAGAAAATCAGCAGAAAAGCCACTAACCATTTACACTGGATATTCATACCCGACAATTCGTATACTTTTAACGTCATAATAATACAAGACAGTATTCAATGACTCTTTTTGTATTTTCTTAACAAAACCCAAAGTTATGGGAATTTGTGGCTCCTAGCGATTATGTTCTTGCTTAGCTAGCTCCTTGAAGTTACCAGCCAGAAGACCCAGGTCACGTTTTTACCGCTTCCACTGGTCTTTTTTTGCAACAAATTAGATGACAGAATGGAGATTGAGCACGTCCCGCGAGATACCTGAAAAGGCTCCCGGGATTCAGAAAGTTGGTAGGTCGCTTGTCAACTTGCACTTTCTCCATAGTAATGCATCACCACTCGTTCAGTGGTCTTGGAAGAATATGATTACTGGAGGCCAAAAAGTATAAATGTATCATAATTCGTGCCAACTTTATTTTGATCAGTAAGATGTTAAATCTTTAAACCAAACAGTTACAGTAAGTTAATGAACCTTAACAGTCAGGTTACTAATAACAACCCAAAGTCTTCGTCTGTTAATTACGCCATCTTGCTGTCTGTCTTCACCCGACCCTTCGCATAAACCATGCCATTAGCCAGAAAAAAACCGAACAAGTTTTAATAGCGCGGAATAACATATATGATTTTTTCACGATTTATCACCGTATTACCCGTCTCTGCTTAAATAAACCACCGATTTTTTTAGCTTTTATGTGCTGGCAAGATTGGTAAAAAAAAGAAAAGTCGCCCGGCTACTGCCAGACGACTTTTCAGAATAACCGCTAAAGTTTGTCTTTTAATTCTTTCTTTTTCCGCTAAAAACAAATATAATTTATCGATTATAAGGCCATCACCTTAACTCGGCTGTAGTAGAGCGTTGTCAGACCTTCAAAGCCAGAATCGGTCCCGATGGTTAACCAAATTTCTCCTTTATCGTTTGTAGTGGCGGCAAAGGGTTGCTGCGCGTTGCTGCGCTGGATAAGCTCATATTCTTCTTTTTCCCCTTTAATCCCAATTGTGCCGAGCACCATCATGTCTTTGCCTCCCGACGATTGGAATCCTTTATCGAGGTTAAATCCGTAAAAATTATCCATCTTTTCCTTCTGCGGCTCAACAGCGGTAGCCCCTACCTTTAGAAATACACTATTTCCCGGCGAACCACCAATGCCAAAGCTAGCGGTCGGATACTTTGAGGCCAGCTCGATCTCAAACACCAGCCGATAAGTTGTGCTCGGTCGCAAACCCGTTACTTTCCGTTTAATGAACAGAAATAGGTCATCGCTTCGGTTGTGACCCGAAAGAAGTAGGGATTTCTTCGAACGATCGAGCGGCGCAGGCAAAGACTCATGCTTGAACTGAAATTCCATAATTCCCTCCTGCGCCGTGCTATAATCGGTATAATCACCGACCCAGCCTTCCGCGCCCGTAGCAAAGGTGGAATTGACCAGTAATTTATCATTAATAGCCCTGGGATTGTCTGCTGACTGCAACGATACATCTTCCTCTTTCTGACAGGCTGTACTCATCCCGACGCACATCAAGACAGCCATTAGCCAGGTTATTTTTTTCATGTTGATTAAATTGAACAATTTTAGGAACTGCCTTGGTATGGTTGTTATTGACTTTATGACCCATGCCTTTTACATACAGTTGCAAATGTTCTTAAATTTAATCATTATTTTCTAGCGACCCCACTGTTATCCAGTGTTTTAGCTGCCTTTATTAAACGGATCAGTTCGCTGCGGTAGCCTTCCGTATCCGGTCCGAGCGCCTCCCGCGCCAAAGCTGCCATTTGATCAAATGTTGCACCACCTTTGTACTCCGAGTCGCGCAGCAGTAAGCCAAACCCAGCTACAGCGGCGGTAAATCGGAAATCGTCTGACGTTTTCGCCCAGGATTGGGGGCGGTGCGAAACCGGATGTTCCAGCAACTGGCTTTTTTCTTCCTGAGGGTGTTTGTAACGAATCTTCAGGTTTAGCAACTCGTCTTTATGAGCCGTTGCCATTTCTTTTTTCTGGTACTTCAGGGAATCAGACTTGGCCAAATAAGGACTTTCAACGCCTGCGGGAATTAGTTCATACAAAGCCGTTACGGTGTGCCCTGAACCCATTTCACCAGCATCTTTCTGATCATCCTTGAAATCTTCATTACGAAGCATCCGGTTTTCGTAGCCAATGAGCCGATACGCCTTAACGTGAGCCGGATTGAACTCCAATTGCAGCTTTACGTCTTTCGCCACCGTGAAGATGGTTCCACCAAACTCTTTCGCAAAGATTTTCTGGGCTTCCTGCCAGTTATCGATATAGGCGTAGTTGCCGTTTCCTTTATCGGCCAGCGTTTCCAGTTTGTTGTCTTTAAAATTGCCCATGCCAAAACCCAATACACTTAGGTAAATACCTGTTTTGCGTTTTTCCTCCACCAGCCGTTGCAAAGCCGCATCGCTCGATTCACCCACATTAAAATCGCCATCGGTTGCCAGAATAACCCGGTTATTGCCTTCTTTTTGAAACGATTCCAGGGCTGTCTGGTAAGCCAGTTGAATACCCGCGCCACCCGCCGTAGACCCACCCGCCTGCAAATCGTTGATGGCCTCTTTAATCCGCTGGCGCTCGCTGCCAGGCGTCGATGGCAGGACAAGCCCAGCCGCGCCAGCATACACAACCATAGCCACCCGGTCCTGCGGCCGCAACTGATCAACCAATAGATTCAGCGCCGACTGCACCAGTGGCAACTTGTTTTCGTGCTGCATGGACCCGGACACATCAATCAGAAAAACCAGATTAGCGGCGGGCAATTTCTCCGCAGAAATAGTGCGGGCCTGCAAGCCAATCCGCAGGAGCTGCAAACCCTTGTTCCAGGGCGATTCGGACAACTCAGTATGAATGGCTATCGGATCATTGCCCGTTGGCTGGGGATAGGCATATTCAAAATAATTAATCAGTTCTTCAATGCGAACCGCATCTTTGGGAGGTAGATTTCCCGCGTTGATAAACCGGCGCACATTGCTATAGGAAGCCCGATCAACGTCTGCCGAAAAAGTCGTGACGGGTTGCTGGCGGGCATCGTGAAATCTGTTTTCGTTAATAGCCGAATAATCCTCCGTGTTAAAACGAGCCCGCGTATAAAGGGGCGAACCAGGCACAAAACTAGCTACTGCGCCCGTCAAATCTTTTTTCTGAGAAGTACCATAGTCTACAACCACTACCTCATTGAGCGTTTGTATGTCCGGTGCCAACTGCACATCGGCAACTACCTGGCCTTTTTTGACCGGAATCGTTGTTGCTTTGTACCCAATAAAAGTAAATGTCAACATCTGAGGTTCACTCGGTACATTGCGCAAAACATAGCGTCCCGAGGTATCCGTAACGGCCTGGATGCGTTTATTTTTGACAATAATCTGCACTCCCGGAAGCGGCTGGCTATTCAGTAGATCCGTGACAGTTCCGGTGATGGTGCGCGTTGTATCTGCCGAACCAGCAGCGCCTTCTTTTTGCTGAAAAAAGAGGCTTAGTAGAAAAAATGAAAATAAAATGTGCATGATTGTATGGAATTAGGATGCCTTTTTTCTCTTAGAGATGCAGATGCATTCGGGATTCCATACGAGCGGTAAAAAAAATTAGTCAGTTACGTAACAGCATGTTTTTAAAGCGGTTCCAAAAACCAAAGCCTAGCACCGATGCCGACTATGTGTCGGCCTATAAAGCTACGGGCAGTCTGGAATTGCTGGGCGAACTGTACGAACGCTACATGGAGATGGTATACGCCATTTGTTTTCGTTACCTGCGGGACGAAGAAGAAAGTAAAGATGCCGTTATGGTTTTGTTTGAGCAATTGATCAAAGACGTTGAGCAGCACGAGATCCGTAATTTTAAAAGTTGGCTCTACGCAACGACCCGCAATTATTGCCTCATGCAAATCCGGCAACGCAAACTGCTGGTCAATGGATATGATTTTTCGAGTGAAGAAACGGATGAGCTTCCTTTCGCTTCGCTTTCCGATACCGACGCGCCCGATCTGGAGCAAACCCTAACGCGCATGGACGATTGCCTCCAGGCCTTGCCCGCCGAACAGCAGAAAAGTGTCGCTTTATTTTATTTGGATCAGAAAAGCTATGCCGACATTGCTTCCCAGACTGGCTATGATTTAAAGCAGGTAAAAAGTTATTTACAGAATGGCCGCAGAAACTTAAAAAGATGCATGGAAGGTCGCAATGAGTAAAGAAAACCAACATAACGACCAACCGCTTTCAGCCGACGATTTACACCGCTACCGAAGCGGCCAACTCGACGCGGCGGAGCGGCACCGCATTGAGCGTCTGCTACTTAAAGAGCCGCTGTACGATGAAGCTCTGGAAGGTTTCGAGCTGTTGGAAACGCACCAGAAACCGTTGGCACCCGCCATATCCGATTTGCAGCAGCGGTTGCAACAGCGCGTGAAGCCGGAAACCAAAGAACGACGCTTGCCAGTAGGCTGGTGGGCCGCTGCCGCTTCGGTTACTGTCTTGCTGGGAGCCTTTTTCTTTTGGTATCTTAGGCAGGATGCGCCCCAACGCTCGGTTGCCGTGACGCCGCAACGCGAAGCTCCGGCAGTTCCGCAAGCCCCGCCAACCAGTTCACAACCGGTTGAGCGCTTATCCGCCAAACCCCTTACTCCTGCTTTACCTCGTCAACGAAAAGCGCCCCAAACCCGGCAACCTACCGACGACAAAATTCTAGCAAGCCCACCCACGGAGCGAGTGGCGGATACCGATGCACCGCAAACAACCGTTTCTGCTGTTGAAGCCCCGCAACGAATTGACACTTTACGGCAATCGTTTTCGATGGCTCAACCTAAGATAGCCATGTCCGCCGCTAGGCAGAAACCGTTTGCACCAGCGCCGATGACCGTTAGCGGGCGGGTGATCGATGCGGAAACAAAAGAGCCGTTGCCCGGTGTAACCATCTCGTTTTTGAAGCAGAAACACGCCGTTGTTTCAGATAGCCTTGGGCGCTTCGAATCGAACAAAAACCTTCGGCTACTGGATTCGGCGATGGTATCGTACATTGGATATAAACCCAAGATCGTCTCCTCAAAGGATTTACTGGCTGGTACTATTGCCCTAAAACCTGATCCGCAGGTCTTGAACGAAGTAATCATTGTTGGATACGGCACACAAAAAAAAGCGGATATCACAGGATCCGTTGCGAAGGTCTCTCAGAAAGCTCGCCCCGCCACAGGCTTTGCCGAATACGTTCGATCTCAGAAAAAAATTCCCTTAGCCGCCACCGAAAACCAAGTCTCAGGCACAGTCAAGCTACGGTTCAAGGTTCGAAAAAATGGTACGCTTACGCAAATTAGAGTCGTTAAAGGATTGGGTTACGGCTGTGACGAAGAGGCGATTCGGCTCATCCGGGAGTCGCCCCGCTGGCAGCCTGCTATCCGAAAAAATAAACCCATCAGCAGCCGTGTAGAATGGGAAATTGCTTTTCCATGAGTACTTGTACAGGCAAGTAGCAAAGAAAATTTACGTGTTCACTCAGTAATATTATAGCCGCGTTTTAAGCGAAAAGCGTAGTATTGCGCTCCAAAAAGGCCAAAACAATTACTTAAGGCTTCCGTTTATCAATTTGTTAACCCAACAATTTCTCTAAAAGCACTATGAAAAGAGGAGTAATTATGATTGTAGGCTTGCTGTCGCTTACAATTTCATCTGTTTTTGCGCAGCAACGCTGGAGCGCTGGTCCACGGCTCGGCTTAAATTTATCCACCGCCGTTGGAGCTATTGACAACACAAAATTAGCACCGGGTCTAGCAGTGGGCGGTTTCATCATGTATAGTGATGTTAACCATTTTGGCGTTTCCGCAGACGTTCTATATTCGCAACGTGGCTTTCGTTTTGACCAGGCCAATCAGCAAGGAACCTACAAATACCGGCAGCGGGTTGACTATCTGGAAGTACCTGTTTTATTCCGTTATTTCATGAACCGGAGCGGCAACTTCCGCCCGAATTTATTCTTGGGACCAAACCTTGGCCTAATGATAGGTGCTGACCGCACTAGCCCCGATGTGAAAAACAAGGAACTCTTCCGCAACGCCGAATTGGGCGCTACGGTTGGGCTTAGCTTTAACTTTCGGGTTAGAAGTGCCCAGCGTTTGCACATCGATGCACGCTATACACTGGGTTTAACTGACTTTACGTATGATAAGCCAGGATACATCAACTCACCAGACAATATTAACAATGGTACTGTCCGCAACTCTACCTTCCAGTTACTGCTGGGTTATGGTTTCGGAGTAGGCCGGAGCTATTAAATTCTGCAATAAAAAGGAGTTAAGAGGGTATAAATCATCCCTCTTAACTCCTTTTTTTATTTATACAGTGCTTTAGCCGCTGCTTCGTATTTATCTCCCGCTGACCACTGTGGACGCGTTGAACGGTTGGCAATCAGCCGGGCTGCGTAGGCATATGCCTGGCTATACTTGAGTAAATACGCAAAATCAACGCTGTCTGGGTTATCCGCCGCCTGGTGGTAATATTTCCCTAGCGCTTCATCAAATTGCTTAAATCCAGGAGAAAGATTAGGTGATGGAATACCTTTCACCGCAAAATTGACGTTGTCCGAGCGGTCAAAAAGATTTTGCTCTGGTGCGGGTTCCGCGAAAACGCCCAAGCCAAACGCTTTAGCCGCCGCTTCGATTTCTGCTTTGGCACCGGTGCGCTCCAGACCCAATACCGAAATAATGGACGTATCGGTATAACCTGCTCCGTCCGTATTGAGGTTAAAGACCGTTTTTGCCAGCGGGACAAGCGGATGCTCGGCGTAATAGCGACTTCCTAATAGTCCAAGCTCCTCGCCGGTCAGCGCCACAACGATCACCGACCGCTTGGGTGGCTGCGCCTTTAATGTTTTAGCTGCTGATAATAAGGCAACTACGCCCATTGCATTGTCGCGAGCTCCGTTAAAGATGCTATCAGCGGGCGTGTACGCCTGTCCACCCTGCTTGCCCACACCCACATGGTCGAAGTGCGCACTTAGTAGCACGTATTCGGCTTTGAGTTTGGGATCTGTTCCTTCGATAATCCCAACTACATTCATCGAATTGACCACGTTTTGCGCACGGCCCGATGTCCGAATGGAGACGGTTTTGCCGTTTTCCCGTAAAGCCGCTAACTGGTTTTTTCCGTTATCCGCCCAGATATGTACCAAAGGTAACGCGGTTCCAGCTCCGTCGGGGGCCAGCGAAAGCTGTTCGCCACCCAATCGCCGGCTGATCATCGGCCAGGGATAAGTGGCTCCAATGTATAATTCAACCAGGCCCAAAGCCCCCTTTTCGGCAGCCAGTTTACGCTTCTGCATAGAAGCTGCGGTTAGGCCGCTGTTGGTTGTCGCATCGGGCGCACCAATCTGCGCAACAACGATCTTTCCTTTC of Tellurirhabdus bombi contains these proteins:
- a CDS encoding YceI family protein translates to MNPLRHIPTICCFLALGMLSLSFRMPMAKRKLMADKSATTITYAMRHPMHTWEGVSRDVTCAVVYNDETNRIENVAAVVKVASFDSQNSNRDSHALESTEALKYPNITFSSQDIQPGDGNTLTIRGNMTFHNVTRPMTIQATRKEASGKLTIDGNFDFKLTDFKIEKPSLMMVPVEDEVKMRFVFVFKMPANS
- a CDS encoding cytochrome c oxidase subunit 3 encodes the protein MSNFITRRREPKRFALWLCIAGSMILFAVLLVAYLVRKGGADWQVIPLPKVFLASTAVILASSLTLHIANRSFEHERFVQYRLYMGTTLFLGVLFVLLQVLGWREWVSQGIYLQTNPSSSFLYVLSGVHLLHILIGVAFLGIAYTEAVQRKPYIDFFIYSVNPPNQLRIRLITLYWHFVDVLWLVVFLFLLVHHGM
- a CDS encoding 4-(cytidine 5'-diphospho)-2-C-methyl-D-erythritol kinase, which codes for MVTFPNAKINIGLNIIEKRPDGYHNLESCFYPVGWTDLLEVIPAPAFSFTTDGIAIPGDPAKNLCVKAYEALRQDFDLPPVHLHLHKMVPIGAGLGGGSADAAFALKLLNEEFSLGLTVAQLEEYARPLGSDCAFFVRNEPLFCREKGDVFDEIELSLKGYTIVLVYPNLAISTAEAYAGIRPRKPEIPLVEALKTPLVEWKNQIRNDFEESLFPNHPILPDIKQQLYEAGALYASMSGSGSTLYGIYEQAPILPNHFESYRVWQGRL
- a CDS encoding OmpA family protein, producing the protein MTLKVYELSGMNIQCKWLVAFLLIFCGFVCQAQTQALIQEADRQLELRAYGRSIDLYTQLLTELNNALTSEQRISVRSNLALSYKSVGDLQKAENTYRELINSSELSGDKINAYLQFAQVLASNGKYRESQSMYEKYNSLKGRQAVRDQIPISSPTAPALVNGKKPVVKYRLEVLEMNTSNAEFSPMYFRDGLIYISGKKGGSAIETSGSGGGGGYLDLFYIPDRRLIKVSKIINPDGTVAKAAAASKKDRRRGNGSRASANDSRSIGGYINVTGDLGYGKAAKSGQRFSKELNTRYHEGPATFSSDGSRIVFTRNNYNEGRVRQSTEGVTNLKLYTAEQQSGNWVNIKELPFNSNEYSVGHPALSRDDQWLVFASDMPGGYGGTDLYIVQFQGGKWGKPVNLGAQINTKGNELFPFIDENGNLYFSSDGRRGLGGLDIYFALMKSPTQVELVDHLDAPINSDQDDFGLITDGLRRTGYFSTNRFNGSDDILRFSRQSSLYGCRNLTLRLYNDDNNQPLDSVVVEIQEKGDGKQVRKIVTKADGLIQLCLEPNNDFVFKSSKDGFITSTIGFSTRSMLDDSPSRLEIALFEPKEVSDTVSIANAKSPSESDNDGWGPVNVAKSHIRGVVMSEGDRKPIEGVTVRLRGECDGLVQTVQTGPDGRYEFELSENCGYTLVATKERYGTNMNRINKLPKPATPKVLSADLRMLRVGDIVQLDNIYYDLDKWNIRPDAARELDKLVATMRKYPSLNVEIRSHTDSRGDNNYNKYLSAQRANSVVNYLVYKGIARKRCVAAGYGESMPVNNCVDGVNCTEEEYQRNRRTEFKVLSIR
- a CDS encoding vWA domain-containing protein — encoded protein: MHILFSFFLLSLFFQQKEGAAGSADTTRTITGTVTDLLNSQPLPGVQIIVKNKRIQAVTDTSGRYVLRNVPSEPQMLTFTFIGYKATTIPVKKGQVVADVQLAPDIQTLNEVVVVDYGTSQKKDLTGAVASFVPGSPLYTRARFNTEDYSAINENRFHDARQQPVTTFSADVDRASYSNVRRFINAGNLPPKDAVRIEELINYFEYAYPQPTGNDPIAIHTELSESPWNKGLQLLRIGLQARTISAEKLPAANLVFLIDVSGSMQHENKLPLVQSALNLLVDQLRPQDRVAMVVYAGAAGLVLPSTPGSERQRIKEAINDLQAGGSTAGGAGIQLAYQTALESFQKEGNNRVILATDGDFNVGESSDAALQRLVEEKRKTGIYLSVLGFGMGNFKDNKLETLADKGNGNYAYIDNWQEAQKIFAKEFGGTIFTVAKDVKLQLEFNPAHVKAYRLIGYENRMLRNEDFKDDQKDAGEMGSGHTVTALYELIPAGVESPYLAKSDSLKYQKKEMATAHKDELLNLKIRYKHPQEEKSQLLEHPVSHRPQSWAKTSDDFRFTAAVAGFGLLLRDSEYKGGATFDQMAALAREALGPDTEGYRSELIRLIKAAKTLDNSGVARK
- a CDS encoding RNA polymerase sigma factor, producing MFLKRFQKPKPSTDADYVSAYKATGSLELLGELYERYMEMVYAICFRYLRDEEESKDAVMVLFEQLIKDVEQHEIRNFKSWLYATTRNYCLMQIRQRKLLVNGYDFSSEETDELPFASLSDTDAPDLEQTLTRMDDCLQALPAEQQKSVALFYLDQKSYADIASQTGYDLKQVKSYLQNGRRNLKRCMEGRNE
- a CDS encoding energy transducer TonB, producing the protein MSKENQHNDQPLSADDLHRYRSGQLDAAERHRIERLLLKEPLYDEALEGFELLETHQKPLAPAISDLQQRLQQRVKPETKERRLPVGWWAAAASVTVLLGAFFFWYLRQDAPQRSVAVTPQREAPAVPQAPPTSSQPVERLSAKPLTPALPRQRKAPQTRQPTDDKILASPPTERVADTDAPQTTVSAVEAPQRIDTLRQSFSMAQPKIAMSAARQKPFAPAPMTVSGRVIDAETKEPLPGVTISFLKQKHAVVSDSLGRFESNKNLRLLDSAMVSYIGYKPKIVSSKDLLAGTIALKPDPQVLNEVIIVGYGTQKKADITGSVAKVSQKARPATGFAEYVRSQKKIPLAATENQVSGTVKLRFKVRKNGTLTQIRVVKGLGYGCDEEAIRLIRESPRWQPAIRKNKPISSRVEWEIAFP